The sequence TATCTTAAACATACCCATGCCTGTGACGAGCAAACCGCTCTGAGAGAAGCCCGTGAAGTGATGCAAAATCTCGTGAGCATGCGCCAAAAGGGCTTTATTACCGGCTGGTACTTCGATGAGCGAGGGCATTTGGAATTACTCCCGAGTGATGAAATTCTTAAGCGGATTGGCGAAGACCATGGTTAGCGCTCATAACATTTTCCGCATCCTTCTCCCCTATTTCCTTACGTCACAGTCTTTTTTCAAACCGCTTTTGATCTAAAAACAACGTATTTTGCTCAGTTAAACACCAAACTTAAAACCAAGCCCTTAACGCCATCAGCTCGCTATGGGTGGATTTCCACCCAAACCCAAAATAAATGTGAGCGAGATCTCACCCATAAAACTCAAGGTGTGACGAGCATCAAATCAACTACACTTTATTAACCAAACACTTACAGAGCATGTCGTAAGTTGGCGTGGTATTTGCCTTTATTAAGACAGACCTCAGGGAAATCAAGGCTGTATTCCTACTCACACTTGGTAACAAACTAACCAAGGCTGAGGACAAATCCTAACAACAGAAAAAGGAACTGAAAAATGACATTGAATCAACAGATGGGTATCACTCGTCCATTAAAAACCGTTGCTAAGATGCTGGCACTGGCCTCAGTGTTTGCTACCAGCTTCAACGTTTTTGCAGCACCGGTCGAAATTAAATTCTCCCACGTAGTGGCAGAAAACACGCCAAAAGGTCAAATGGCCTTAAAATTTAAAGAATTAGTCGAACAACGCTTACCCGGTGAATATACCGTCAGCGTATTCCCTAACTCTCAGTTATTTGGGGATAACAACGAGTTAGCGGCATTACTGTTAAACGATGTGCAATTTGTTGCACCTTCACTCTCTAAATTTGAACGTTACACTAAACGCTTACAAGTTTTCGACTTACCTTTCCTGTTCAATGACATGGATGCAGTAAACCGTTTCCAACAGGGCGAAGCAGGTCAAGCACTGCTCAACTCAATGAGCCGCAAAGGGATTGTGGGTCTGGGCTATTTACATAATGGTATGAAGCAGTTCACAGCCAACACTCCACTGAAGCAACCTTCCGATGCTAAAGGTTTAAAATTCCGCGTAATGGCATCTGACGTATTAGCCGCACAGTTTGATGCTGTTGGTGCCATTCCGGTGAAAAAACCTTTCTCTGAAGTATTCACCCTACTGCAAACCCGTGCGATCGATGGCCAAGAAAATACCTGGTCAAACACCTACTCACAAAAATTCTATGAAGTGCAAAGCCATATTACTGAAAGTAACCACGGCGTGTTGGACTACATGGTCGTGACCTCTGACGCCTTCTGGAAAAGCTTACCAGCCGATAAACGCAAAGTGATCAAAGAAGCGTTAGATGAATCAATCGCTTTAGGTAATAAAATTGCTGCTGAAAAGGATAATGAAGATAAGCAACTTATTCTTGATTCAAAACTCTCTCAGTTAGTTACACTCAGCCCCGCAGAGCGTCAACAGTGGGTTGATGTGATGAAGCCAGTGTGGTCGAAATTTGAAGATCAAGTCGGTAAAGACGTGATTGAAGCCGCTGTTGCCGCAAATAAATAATAAAAAAATAAACCGCTTAGCCTCATTTTAGGTTGAGCGGTATTGAAGATAGGGAGCCTAACTGTGATAGCGCGAATTTTTGGTTACTTTGAAGAAGGTGTACTTAACCTATTGATCACCTTGATGACACTATTGGTGTTTACCGAAGTGGTCGCCCGCTTTTTTTTCGATACCGGTTTTTTATGGATCCAAGAACTCACCTTAACCCTGTGTGGTTGGTTTGTGTTATTTGGCATGTCCTATGGTGTAAAGGTTGGTGCCCATATTGGGGTGGACGCCTTAGTAAAAAAACTCCCCCCTAACGCCAAAAAAATCACCTCCTTAATCACCACTTTGATTTGCTTGACTTACTGCATACTGTTTTTAAAAGGTAGTTGGTCCTATCTGTCACAAATGTACCAAATCGGGGTGCCAATGGAAGATATCCATTTCCCCGCTTGGCTGTTGGCGCGTCTGGATCCTGATTGGGCTTGGAATGTACTCAAAATTGATATAGAAGATGGCGCAGTACCCATTTGGATATCGCAGAGTATCCTCTTGATTGGCTTTAGTATGCTCACTTGGCGTTTTATAGAGCTTTTTGTCGCCATTTTACGTAACCAGGTGACTGGTTTAAGTTTTGCCGATGAAGCCAAAGAAAGTATGCATTTAATCGATGACACCGCTATACAGTCTCAAGGCCCGCAGCACACTACTGGCGCTGCCCACAAGGAATTACCATAATGGCCATTGCAACACTATTTTGCGTCTTATTCATTTGCATGTTTTTAGGTATGCCCATCGCGATAGCATTAGGCTTTTCCAGCATGCTGACCATTTTATTTTTCTCCAATGATTCACTTGCTTCTGTGGCATTAAAACTTTATGAGTCATCGTCTGAGCATTATACGCTGCTGGCGATCCCCTTCTTTATTTTGTCATCGGCCTTTTTATCTACCGGCGGCGTAGCCAGACGGATCATCGATTTTGCGATGGATTGCGTTGGCCATATTCGTGGTGGCTTAGCCATGGCATCGGTAATGGCCTGTATGCTCTTTGCCGCCGTGTCAGGTTCTTCCCCCGCGACCGTCGCTGCCATTGGTTCTATCGTGATTGTCGGCATGGTAAAAGCTGGTTACCCCGAAAAATTTGCCTCTGGCGTGATCACAACCTCCGGCACCCTCGGTATTCTAATCCCCCCCTCGATTGTGATGCTGGTTTATGCCGCAGCCACCGAGGTTTCAGTTGCTAAAATATTTATGGCGGGTTTAGTTCCCGGTTTACTGCTGGGATTTTTAATCATGGTCGTGATCTACATTGTCGCGAGAATTAAAAATCTCCCCTCTATCCCCTTCCCAGGCTTTAAAAAATTAGGGGTATCCAGTGCCAAAGCCATTGGCGGTTTAGCACTCATTTTCATCGTCTTAGGATCAATTTACGGTGGCGTGGCTAGCCCAACAGAAGCCTCGGCCGTTGCCTGTGTGTACGCATACTTTATTGCGGTATTTGGCTATCGTGATATTGGTCCATTGAAAAATGTCGCATGGCGTAACCCTAATGAAGCCATTCCAAGCGCTATCGCTCGTAACTTAGGTCATATGGTGCTTGGGCTGATTAAAACCCCTATCGACAAAGAGATCCGCCATGTAGTGCGTGATGGTGCCAAGGTCAGCATAATGCTGCTGTTTATTATTGCCAACGCCATGTTGTTTGCACACGTGCTCACCACTGAACGTATTCCACATATTATTGCCGAGTACATTGTGGGCATGGGCCTACCGGCTTGGGGCTTCTTAATCATTGTTAACTTACTGCTGTTAGCCGCCGGTAACTTTATGGAACCATCTGCCATCGTATTGATTATGGCACCTATCCTATTCCCCATTGCCACACAATTGGGCATTGACCCTATTCACTTAGGTATCATTATGGTGGTCAACATGGAAATCGGTATGCTCACGCCGCCGGTAGGACTCAATCTATTTGTGACCTCAGGTATTACTGGCCGTAATATTGGTTGGGTGATCCAGTCGGTATTGCCATGGCTAGTATTTATGCTCGCCTTCTTGATGTTGATCACCTATGTACCACAAATTTCCCTGTTCTTGCCAGAATTACTGGACAAGCTCAACGGATATTAATCTTCAGGAATAAAGATTATTCCTTGATTCTAGATAGTTTTTAAGCGAGCCTACTCAGGCTCGCTTTGTTTTATTCAGTGTGGATCAGGATCGCCTGCTATGTTGCCCATGACGCCAAAAGCCAAACAACGTCTGTTTATGACCATAGTGCTACTTGCAGGTTTATTTGCCATCTTAAAATTAACTTACTGGGTGCATTTTTATCAGGGCAAAATCGACATCCAACAACAATCAGAGAAACAACTCAAAGAACTAGTGAGCTTTTTAGATGGTGCCCTGTCGCGGTATGAGAGTATTCCCCATGTGCTCTCTACCAATCCTATGCTTGCCAATGTGCTCAACGACCAACAAAATCCGCAAAAGGTACAAGAGCTCAACCTCTATTTAGAAGAAATTCAGCATGTCACCGAGGCTTCTGATATTTACCTAATTGATGCGCTAGGAATTGCGATTGCAGCCAGCAACTGGCAACAGCCTTTTTCATTTATCGGCAAAGACTACTCTTTTAGACCCTATTACACCGATGCAATTTCAGGCAATTTAGGTCGCTACTATGCGGTGGGCACCAGCTCGGATAAACGCGGCTTTTACTTTTCTTATCCCATTTATCAGCAAGGTGGAAAAGGCATTCTGGGCGCCATTATTGTGAAAGTGGATATCGCCGATATTGAGCAGCAAAGCACCAGTATAGCGATGGCAGGCCAATACCAATTTTTAATCAGCGATCCCGACGATATTGTGTTTATTTCCAGTGTGGATGAATGGCGTTTAACCTCACTGACACCGCTAACCCAAGCCAAACAATATGCCTTAAATGCCTCAAAACGTTACGCTGAGCGCCCCATTGGCGAACTTATAATAAAACCACAATATCAAGACGATAGCACCAGCAGCGGTCATATCTATCACATCCGCGAAGGCAACAGTCAGGCGCAATATATGGATACCCATCATTTGATGACCAAAGCCGGTTGGCGGGTGCATATTCTTGCGCCACTGAAACCGCTTCACGAGTCAATGCCTGCCCTCATGCTGTTATCGGCATCAATCTACTTGCTGCTAGCCTTAGGTTTGCTCTTTAGCAGTGAGCGGCGCCGTAACTTGCAGCGCATGCAATTAGCCCAAAGTTTGCTGGAGCAACGAGTTGAGGAACGAACTTACGATCTGCAGCAAGCCAATGACCGCCTAAAAGATACCCAAGATGAATTGATCCAAGCTGCCAAATTAACCGTCATCGGTAGTTTATCCGCCAGCATCAACCACGAGCTTAACCAGCCCTTGGCGGCCCTTCGCAGCTACGCGCAAAATACCCAAACCTTCCTTGCCCGCAATATGCAAGATAAGGCATTGGATAATTTGAAGATTATTATCGAGCTAACCGACCGCTTAGCCGATATTGTTGGCCAATTTAAAAGCTTTACTCGTAAGAGCCAAGGCACGGATAGCGCGACCGATCTTAAGGGCTGCATCAAACAAGCACTAACCATAGTCCAACCCGAAATCGACAAACAAGGGGTTGAGCTCGATGTGCTTTTGCCCGAAGGACAATATCAGGTCTGGGGCGACAAGGTGCGATTGCAGCAAGTGTTTGTCAATATTATGAGCAACGCCATTGTCGCCATGCAGCAATCGGTAATACGTAAGCTGAGTATTAGGGTAAACTGCCAAGACAAGTTCTGTATCAGGATTCAGGCCCTGGCGTGCGCGAAAGCCAAATGGAGAAAATATTCGAGCCTTATTTCACTACCAGCGAGCGCACTGGCTTAGGCCTAGGTTTATCCATCTCCCAACGCATTATCGAGTCGATGCAGGGTCAGATTAACGTCGCCAATGCAGAAGACGGTGGCGCCATTTTCCAGATTATTTTACCAATTTATTTAGCCGAGGAACGCCAGTCATTATGAGTGTGCCCAATTCAATTCAAGACTATAGCGTACTCATCATCGACGATGAGCCCCATATAGGCACAGTCCTAGTCCAACTTTTTGAACTGGAAGGTATTAAAGCCTTCGCAGCCACAGATCCCAAAGGCATTGCCAAACTACTCGACAGAGACTGGGCTGGGGTGGTGATTTCTGATGTCAATATGCCACAACTTGATGGCATCAGTCTGATGCAGCAGATCCGTGAGCAAGATGCCGATTTACCTGTCGTACTACTTACCGGCTTTGGCGATATCGCCATGGCAGTCAATGCCCTAAAGCAAGGCGCCTACGACTTTCTCGAAAAACCCTTTAACAACGAACATATGTTAGATGTGGTAAAACGCGCCCTAGATAAACGCAGCCTTACCCTCGAGAACCGTAAGTTAAAGAAAGAGTTAGAAAGCCATAATGTGCCGGGGCCGCGGATATTAGGCCACAGTGTTGGTATTCAACGTATGCGCCATATTATCGACCAAGTGATCGACACACCAGCCGATGTGCTAATCGAAGGTGAAACCGGCACAGGTAAAGAATTAGTCGCCCGCTACTTACACGACCACAGCAATCGCAACCAAGCCAACTTCGTCGCCATTAACTGCGGTGCCATTCCTGAAAACTTGATTGAGAGCGAGTTATTTGGTGCCGAAGCGGGCGCGTTTACTGGCGTCGATAAGCTACGTATCGGTAAGTTTGAATATGCCAATGGCGGCACCCTATTTTTAGATGAAATTGAAAGTACGCCGCTGTCGTTACAGGTTAAATTACTGCGAGTATTGGAAGATCGTAAAGTCGAGCGCCTAGGCTCCAATAAAAGTATTCACTTGGATATTCGAGTGATCGCCGCCACTAAGGTAGATTTAAAGTCCCTGTGTGATACCGGACAATTTCGTCAAGATTTACTCTATCGCTTAAATTTGGTCACAGTGCCCATCCCTCCACTTAGGGATCGCCGCGAAGATATTCCCTTATTATTCTTACATTTTGCCCGTATGGCCTCGGCGCGTTATCACAAGGCGTTAATTGCCCTGAATGCCGAGCAGAATGCCATTCTCACCTCCCACGATTGGCCTGGCAATGTGCGCGAACTTAGAAACCTTGCCGAGCGTTATGTGCTACTCGGCGGCGAAGCCGCTTTTGCGGGCACCTTAGGCAATGCGCCCAGTTTGCATACCAGTATGTCCTTGCTACAACGGGTCGAGTTTTTTGAGCGAGTGCTGATTGAAGAGGCGCTAAGCCATAATAAGGGCAGCATTAAGCTGACCATGGAACAACTCGAACTGCCGCGTAAAACCTTGTATGACAAGATGCGTAAATACGATTTAGACCGCAAGCAATATATTAACGCCGACGAATAGCCGTCTTTATCTCAAACAAAAACCCCGCAATCGTGTTCACGGTTGCGGGGTTTTATCTATCCAAGACGTGCTGAGTTATTCTTGCAGTACACACATGCCTTTTGAGGATTTCACATAGGGCGCAAGGATAGGCATCATGCCCTTCATCACTTGCAGTGGCAGTGCCGAGGTAAAACTAAAATCATCCGACTTACTGCCCGGCACAAAAGCGGTTAGCGTGCCAAAGTAGTTATCGCCCAAATAGAACACAAAGGTCGCAGTGCGGTTCATCGCCGTGGTGGCCACTTTTCGGCCCTGCTGCATTTGCGTCACAATGCGGTTATCGCCCGTACCAGTTTTACCACCAATGGCCAGCATGGCACCATTATCATTGGTAAAGATACCCTTTAGACGTCTTGCTGTACCATTTTGAACTACGTTACCAAGGGCCGCCTTTAAGGCCTGTGCCACTTCATGGCGCATCACCCGCTCTCCTTGGGTGTTTTGGTTTTCAAGCCGCACTTCATAGGGGGTATTTTCAGCAAAGTGCAGTTGATTAATCCGCACTGTAGGCAAACGATAACCATCGTTTTGGATAATTCCCATCAACTCTGCAAGAGCGGCAGGCCTGTCGCCCGAGCTACCGAGCGCCGACCCTAAAGAGGGCACCATAGATTCAAAGGGATAACCTAAACGCGCCCAACGTTGATGAATATCGAGGAAGGCCTCAACCTCTAGCATCACTTGTACTCGCACATCCCGCGCGTTTTTATGCCGCGTTCTAAACAGCCAGCGATACACTTCTTGACGCTCATCTTTACTCGCCTCTTTCATATCGTTGAGGTTCGCTTCAGGATGTTGGTTCAAGTAATCGAGCACCCACAGCTCAAGCGGATGCACCCGCGCAATATAACCTTGATCTGGGAGGTTATATTTCTCTGGGCCGTACTTGTTGTAAAGATCTTTGATGCGCTTATCTGTGTAGTTATTTTGCGGTAGACGCTGCTGTAAAAAGGCCTTAAAGGCGGCGATTGACTCATTGGGTTGCAAATAACGATAAGCCGCAGTGAGTTGTTGCTCCGCCTGAGTTTGACCATCAAAAAATAGCTCTAAACGTTCATTGGGCGCCACTTTCTTGTATTTACGGTAAAACTTAGTCACGAAGGTATTGCCCTCGCGGTCGGCGAAGACCCGCAAATACTCTTCGCGGCGTGGATCTTTATCATTGCGTAGCAAACGCGCCATATTGCCTTCGTTTTGCATACTGCTGCTATAGTTGACGATGTCACGCATCAAACGTACAAAAGGTAAGTTAATCGAGTCCTGCAGCGCTTGGTACATGGTTGGTACTTTAAGATCTTCTGTTTTCTTAAAGTTATTAAACACATGCAAACCACCGCCAGTAAAGAACTGCTCATTAGGCGAGGCAGAATATTCCCGCTGCAGCGCGGCGTCGAGCATACGATCAAGGCGTCTATCGGGATTAACAATCAAATAGTCAATCGCCCAGCGCGTCAAATGATCGCGAGGTTCAATCACTATCGACTCCAACTCAATACCGTGCTTTTTGGAATACTTGTCATGGATTTCGGCAATGATCTCAAGGTAAGTCGTGAGCACCCTAAGTTTTGCCGTCGAACCAAGCTCTAACTTACTGCCTTCGTTAATATCAAAAGGTTGGTCAGTACTATCGGTTTGTACCCGCACGCGGTTAGCCGTCTCGGTTTTTTCGTACAGCGTAAAACTGTAGAGCACATTTTGCAGCTGACTTGGCTCGAGTAAACGCTCACCTAAGAGTCCAACTTTTTCAGCCATTGAAGCCTGCCCAAGGCTACGTAAGTAGTTACTCACCTGCTGCTGTAATTCACTGTGTAGGCTGCTGTTTACAGTTAAATCGAGTCGATCTAAATCATATAAGCCGACATTCAACATACCCGCAGTACGAATACGGATGGTATTAACGCCCTTGTCCGAACCCGATTGAGTATTACGTTGGGGTTTGGCAACTTTAAACTGTAATTTTTGCCCTAGGGCGGCATCCCTGAGCTTACGGTCAATCAGATAATATTGGCCGAGTAAACGGATATGGCTATCGACCAGCGTTTCTAAATCATCATGTCCCTGTAATAGGTAATAAGAAGGTCGACGCTGGGCGATCATCAGTGCCACCACTTGACGGAACACTTGACCACGTTTAGCCGCATTGGCTTTTATTTGGGGAGAAGATAGCAACTGATTTGCCGTATCGAAATCCGTGCCAAACCAAGCCCATAGGCCATCACCTATGCCATGCACTTCACCGTGATTGGGTGCTGAGGATAACGGCACCGTATTTAAATAATCTTGAATAATACGTTTGCGTGCAGGTTCGGTGATTTCTCCCTGCTGATACACCCGCACGGTGGCCGAGCCAATTTGCAGTAATTTATCTTTGATACTTAAGGTTAAGCCTTGGGAAGAATGGCGGAACTTTTCAATTTGCGTCGCCAAGGTACTGCCACCCGCAGTAGAGACATTCATCCCAACCATTTCAGCGATTTGGCTCATCCCAGCCACAACAAAACGTGGCCAGTCAATCACCGGATTGAGTTTGGGTTCTGTGGTCCACAACTCACGGTTTTCAATAAACAGCAAAGTATTGACGATTTCATTGGGAATTTTATCGTCATCCTGATAGACACGTTTTGGATACGTGAACTCGTAGAGGTCGGTATTACGACAGTCGAGTAAGGTCAAACCGGATTGGGCTTTCTCATGATATGGCGGAAAGAAGCCCATTTGCGCATATTCCTGCAGCGCTGGCGAAAACGCCACCTGCTGAGTCACTTGGAAATTACGCTGCAGTAACCTATCGATATATTGTGGCAGCTTACTATAGCCGTGGCGCTCATCGAAGGGGCCATAACTTGGATAGATAACCGACTGAGTTGGCTCGTTTTTCAGCTTATAGGTCAGTGTCTTAGCGTATTGATGTATATACTTAGATTGGTAATAAGAAGTTTTAATCTCCTGCCCAATCAAAATCGCTAAACAAAAAACAAGAATAAATAACAAAAACCAAGCGCGCCCTTTAGATCTAGGCTTGCGCTGACGCTTTGCCTTCGGCTCAGGTTGTGGCGGACGAGGACGATAATTTTCGAATTGCATTTCTTGTGTAGAATTAGGCAAAACGGCTCCAAAAAATCACTTAACAAATCCTTTCTACGTGGGGTTCTTCCCAACCTATGCGCAACACATTAGGTATGGCAAAACTTACACTTAAGTTTGTCCATAACGAACGCAGCTATACATTCCTATGCGTTGCTCGAGTGAGATCTCACTTTCCTAGTGAGATCTCACCGTATTTTAATGACTTGGTAGCAAGCCTCAAAGTGGTTAGCACAAAAATACTTAGGCTATATATCCTCAGCTCGGCATAATAAATACGCCTCAAACAACGTTGAGTTCACTTGCATAGGTTCGCTATTGACGCATGAATTCGCCTTGTTACCAGTGCAAAAGTGCAAACTTGAGGCTAACTAATACTATTTTTGCGATGTTGATTGTGTTTATTCATTCCTATAACCCGAGTTGAGATTATATATTCAACGTTAACCAAACTTGTGTTAATCCCAAATAAACTCACGAAAATGCTTACGGCACACCGATTCGTAACTTTCATTACCACCAATCGCGACCTGCTCACCCTCGCGCATCACTTTACCCTCGCCATCAAGACGAACCACCATATTGGCTTTACGTCCACAATGACAAATAGTTTTAAGTTCCACTAATTTATCAGCCCAGGCTAATAAATAATGGCTGCCACTAAAGAGCTCACCTTGAAAGTCAGTACGCAAACCATAGCACAATACTGGAATATCAATTTTATCAACAATATATGTAAGCTGCTTGACTTGTTCTTTACTTAAGAACTGGCATTCGTCCACCAGAACACAACTCAAATGATTCTCTTGGTGGGCAGCGGTAATCATTTCGATTAAGTTGTCATGACTGCTAAAAACCTGGGCATCGCTTTCAATGCCAATGCGCGAAGCAACTTTGCCTTTTCCGTATCTATCATCGATAGAGGCCGTCATCACTAAGGTATTCATACCGCGCTCGCGGTAGTTATAGGAGGATTGTAATAGTGAGGTGGATTTACCTGCATTCATTGCTGAATAGTAAAAATACAATTGCGCCAAAATGAATCCCTTTATCAAACTGATTTGTCATATCTCTGTCACCAGAGTGGTGCTTAGTTTAGCATTGCGCCCAGCATGAGCACACTAGTCCTGCCTCAGCTTTTACGATGAAATCCCACTCTAGATGCCACAAATGATTATTTTAACCACGTTCGCCTCGGTTTCACTCTTAGGTTCACTGTTCGTCTTTCCGTCCCCTCCTCTGAATATGGATAAAGATGTCAACACAAATCAATAATTGTTACAACAAGCTTAATTGAGCCTTAAATATTGTTTTACATAAGAAAAATCACATTAACAAATGTTTAGAAATGAGATCTACTTCCAAAGATATAGGCTTAAATGCGGTTTGGATTAAAAAACAAACACATTAATAACAGTAATATTTCATTCGAGACTAAAAGTACTCAATTAAAAAAATAAAAGTATTCGATGCTTGCAAATGAAATCAGCGGTTCAAAGCACTAATCTCCCCTGCAAACGTTAGTGCTGCAATCCGTGCCTTTAAATGCGTATTGGATTAAATGGAGATTATGATGAGAATATTCACCTCTAAAAAACTGGCTTATATTGTTGCCTTAGTCCTTACAGGCGCCTTGGTAGGTTGTGGGGATGATGGTAAAGATGGTGTGGATGGAGCACCAGGAACGCCCGGTATCCCTGGAACACCGCCCCCTGTCACCAGTTCTACTATGACTAACGTCAAAGTGATCAACTATAGCTTTGGCGAAGGCAGTATCACTTACGAATTTGAAATTACAGATAAAAACAATAACCTAATCAACGGACTGTTAAATGCTCAAGCCAAAGTGGCTGCACTAACAGATAAAGGCTTCATCACTAACACCGCACCGAAGCTGATAAAAATGGTGTCGCAGATAACGTCCATATTGGCGGTGAAGCAACTCAAGCAACTGCAGGTGCAGAGTTAACGGCTTTAGCTGATGGCCACTACCAGTTTAAAGTACCAATGAAAGGGGTAAATCCTGCCACTGAAGGTATCGTTTGGTTACGTGTCGGTGGAAACGATGGCATTGCAACGTCTAAACCTTTAATCGTTAACAAACCAGAAGGCACACATTCAACCACAACCGATAGCTGCTACTCTTGCCATATCGACTACTCCACTAGCCCACTTAAACATCCTAGCTATGTTGCAAGCGGAATGGACAGCGAAGTCGCCTTCGTAGAAGGCTGTTTAGTCTGTCACGGTTCTGTCAGCCGCGCAGTTGTCAATGCCGAAGGTTTCTCTACTGGTAGCTACGCGACTAACACACTATCAAAAATTGGTCACATCAATCACCAGAAATTTACTAAAGATTTCAGTGTGATGAACTGTACCTCTTGCCACGTTGAAGCACCTAACAATATCAACGTATCTGGCCCAGGTTGTATTGACTGCCATAACAGTGGTGGTGTACCAGGCGTTGTGATCCCAAGTAATGGTGCAGATTTACGCATTATGCACGAAAGCAAAGCGGGTATAACAGAACGCCAAGCGATTTGTGCTAAGTATAAATTGAGTCTATCAACACCTGTTAAAGTAGATGATATTTCAACTAAAACTGACCACTATATTGATGGAACGGCTATTTCTAAAGTTGAACCCAGTTGGTGTACCACGCTGACAGTGAAAGACACCGATGGTAACGTCTTTAGCATTAAAGACAACTTCAACTATTCTAGCCCGCTAGTATATGACGCTAAGAAACCCGTAGTTTATGCGGCCGCTTATTTACATTCCTATGAAAATGGCAGCTTAGTGGGTCGTCCAGGTCAGCGCGCTAAATATTATTATGGTTACAACGCTGACGGCACTAAAAATATCTGTCATTTATTAACGGATATGATGGCGCCATGGGCGTATTCTTTACCGCTTACTCTGACGTTGTTGATCCTGTGACCACAGCCAAAGTCTCTGCCTTTGAACGTCGCACCGTCGTCAGTGATAACAGCTGTACCACATGCCACAATGATGCCACAGCATTCCACAAAAATGGTGCCTTCAATGAAGGTGGTAAGGCTTGTATCGCTTGCCATGACAACGGCATGGAACGTACTTCAGCAACATTAGGTGCTGGTTTTGGTCCAATGGTTCACAGCTGGCACTGGGGTGAAGGTGCTAAAGTGGGTGAAGTGAAAGCCGATGAACCGTTAACGGAGCAAGCGCAATTGAAGCGGCAACAAGCTGTGTTGCTTGTCACGAAACAGCGATTGAACTTGAGAAAATACCTAACCAGTACATTCTTGAACCCGGTAGTAAAATGACCAGCCCTGTAACAGCAAACTGTTACGCCTGCCACACTGGTGATGCTGCTAAGGCTCACATGGAAAGCAATGGTGGTGAAATCAGTGTGCTTAGCGTGCCTGATTGGTTTAAACAGCCGACTGCCGAATCTTGCGCAGTATGTCACGATACAGGAAGAAGCACAGGTATTGATAAATACCATAAGTTTACTCGCTAATTAGTCATTTAATCATCGCATGACTGACTAGGCAGTAAAAAGCGGAAGCCTATTTTCTCTGCAATAAAATAGTTCAAAGCGCCCCAAAACCCTTGGGGCGCTTTTTGTTTACTTTTTCTTACAATTCACACTATAGGTTTTCAGTCCTATTTAAGTTAATAACACTAGAGTCACGAATAACTACAATTCTAAAACTA comes from Shewanella oneidensis MR-1 and encodes:
- a CDS encoding transglycosylase domain-containing protein — its product is MPNSTQEMQFENYRPRPPQPEPKAKRQRKPRSKGRAWFLLFILVFCLAILIGQEIKTSYYQSKYIHQYAKTLTYKLKNEPTQSVIYPSYGPFDERHGYSKLPQYIDRLLQRNFQVTQQVAFSPALQEYAQMGFFPPYHEKAQSGLTLLDCRNTDLYEFTYPKRVYQDDDKIPNEIVNTLLFIENRELWTTEPKLNPVIDWPRFVVAGMSQIAEMVGMNVSTAGGSTLATQIEKFRHSSQGLTLSIKDKLLQIGSATVRVYQQGEITEPARKRIIQDYLNTVPLSSAPNHGEVHGIGDGLWAWFGTDFDTANQLLSSPQIKANAAKRGQVFRQVVALMIAQRRPSYYLLQGHDDLETLVDSHIRLLGQYYLIDRKLRDAALGQKLQFKVAKPQRNTQSGSDKGVNTIRIRTAGMLNVGLYDLDRLDLTVNSSLHSELQQQVSNYLRSLGQASMAEKVGLLGERLLEPSQLQNVLYSFTLYEKTETANRVRVQTDSTDQPFDINEGSKLELGSTAKLRVLTTYLEIIAEIHDKYSKKHGIELESIVIEPRDHLTRWAIDYLIVNPDRRLDRMLDAALQREYSASPNEQFFTGGGLHVFNNFKKTEDLKVPTMYQALQDSINLPFVRLMRDIVNYSSSMQNEGNMARLLRNDKDPRREEYLRVFADREGNTFVTKFYRKYKKVAPNERLELFFDGQTQAEQQLTAAYRYLQPNESIAAFKAFLQQRLPQNNYTDKRIKDLYNKYGPEKYNLPDQGYIARVHPLELWVLDYLNQHPEANLNDMKEASKDERQEVYRWLFRTRHKNARDVRVQVMLEVEAFLDIHQRWARLGYPFESMVPSLGSALGSSGDRPAALAELMGIIQNDGYRLPTVRINQLHFAENTPYEVRLENQNTQGERVMRHEVAQALKAALGNVVQNGTARRLKGIFTNDNGAMLAIGGKTGTGDNRIVTQMQQGRKVATTAMNRTATFVFYLGDNYFGTLTAFVPGSKSDDFSFTSALPLQVMKGMMPILAPYVKSSKGMCVLQE
- a CDS encoding thymidine kinase, with protein sequence MAQLYFYYSAMNAGKSTSLLQSSYNYRERGMNTLVMTASIDDRYGKGKVASRIGIESDAQVFSSHDNLIEMITAAHQENHLSCVLVDECQFLSKEQVKQLTYIVDKIDIPVLCYGLRTDFQGELFSGSHYLLAWADKLVELKTICHCGRKANMVVRLDGEGKVMREGEQVAIGGNESYESVCRKHFREFIWD